The Bacteroides acidifaciens genome includes a region encoding these proteins:
- a CDS encoding alpha amylase C-terminal domain-containing protein, which yields MEKTLNLIKNDPWLEPFADAITGRRQFVLDKEAELTNKGKQTLSDFASGYLYFGLHRTDKGWTFREWAPNATHIYMVGTFNNWEEKAAYKLKKLKNGNWEINLPADAIHHGDLYKLNIYWDGGQGERIPAWATRVVQDEQTKIFSAQVWTPEKSYKFKKKTFKPSTNPLLIYECHIGMAQQEEKVGTYNEFREKILPRIAKEGYNCIQIMAIQEHPYYGSFGYHVSSFFAASSRFGTPDELKALIDAAHGLGIAVIMDIVHSHAVKNEVEGLGNFAGDPNQYFYPGGRREHPAWDSLCFDYGKNEVIHFLLSNCKYWLEEYKFDGFRFDGVTSMLYYSHGLGEAFCNYGDYFNGHQDDNAICYLTLANELIHQVNPKAITIAEEVSGMPGLAAKVEDGGYGFDYRMAMNIPDYWIKTIKEKIDEDWKPSSMFWEVTNRRQDEKTISYAESHDQALVGDKTIIFRLIDADMYWHMQKGDENYIVNRGIALHKMIRLLTSTTINGGYLNFMGNEFGHPEWIDFPREGNGWSCKYARRQWDLVDNQNLTYHYMGDFDAEMLKVIKSVKNFQATPIQEIWHNDGDQVLAYGRKDLIFVFNFNPKQSFVDYGFLVEPGAYEVILNTDNVVFGGNGLADDSVVHFTITDPLYKREKKEWLKLYIPARSAVVLRKKK from the coding sequence ATGGAAAAGACACTTAATCTTATCAAAAATGACCCTTGGCTGGAACCTTTTGCCGATGCTATTACAGGTCGCCGTCAGTTTGTGCTGGACAAGGAAGCCGAACTGACTAACAAAGGCAAACAGACTCTTTCGGACTTTGCGTCAGGTTATCTTTATTTCGGATTGCACCGTACCGATAAGGGATGGACTTTCCGCGAATGGGCACCGAACGCTACGCATATATACATGGTAGGTACATTCAATAACTGGGAAGAAAAAGCTGCCTATAAGTTGAAAAAACTAAAGAATGGCAATTGGGAAATTAACTTGCCAGCCGATGCTATCCATCATGGAGACTTGTATAAACTGAATATATATTGGGATGGCGGTCAAGGTGAGCGTATTCCTGCTTGGGCTACACGTGTAGTTCAGGATGAACAGACCAAGATATTCAGCGCCCAAGTATGGACACCGGAGAAATCCTATAAATTCAAGAAGAAAACGTTTAAGCCCAGTACGAATCCTTTGCTGATTTATGAATGCCATATCGGAATGGCGCAGCAAGAGGAAAAAGTCGGGACCTATAACGAATTCCGCGAAAAGATACTCCCGCGTATCGCTAAAGAAGGATATAACTGCATCCAGATTATGGCTATCCAGGAGCATCCTTATTATGGAAGTTTCGGATACCACGTATCCAGTTTCTTCGCCGCCTCCTCCCGTTTCGGGACTCCCGATGAGTTGAAGGCATTGATTGACGCTGCTCATGGGTTGGGGATTGCTGTGATTATGGACATCGTTCATTCACACGCTGTAAAGAACGAAGTGGAAGGATTGGGAAACTTTGCCGGTGATCCCAACCAATATTTCTATCCGGGCGGTCGTCGCGAACATCCGGCTTGGGATTCTCTTTGTTTTGACTATGGTAAGAACGAAGTGATTCATTTCCTGTTGTCCAACTGCAAATATTGGTTGGAAGAATATAAGTTTGACGGATTCCGTTTTGATGGAGTGACATCAATGTTGTATTATAGCCATGGATTGGGTGAAGCTTTCTGTAATTATGGAGATTACTTTAACGGTCATCAGGATGATAATGCAATTTGTTATCTGACATTGGCCAATGAGCTGATTCATCAAGTGAATCCGAAAGCAATAACAATTGCAGAAGAAGTTTCCGGTATGCCGGGATTGGCTGCGAAAGTGGAAGACGGCGGCTACGGATTCGATTACCGCATGGCTATGAACATTCCTGATTATTGGATTAAGACAATCAAGGAAAAGATTGATGAGGACTGGAAACCTTCCAGCATGTTCTGGGAAGTAACCAATCGTCGTCAGGATGAAAAGACCATCTCTTATGCAGAGAGTCACGATCAGGCATTGGTGGGAGACAAGACAATTATTTTCCGTCTGATTGACGCTGATATGTATTGGCATATGCAAAAGGGAGATGAAAATTACATTGTCAACCGGGGCATTGCTTTGCACAAAATGATACGTTTGCTGACATCTACTACCATTAATGGCGGTTATCTGAACTTTATGGGAAATGAATTTGGTCATCCTGAATGGATTGATTTCCCGCGCGAAGGAAATGGATGGTCTTGCAAATATGCCCGTCGCCAGTGGGATTTGGTAGACAACCAGAATCTGACTTATCATTATATGGGCGACTTTGATGCGGAGATGTTGAAAGTAATCAAGAGCGTGAAAAACTTCCAGGCAACGCCTATTCAGGAAATATGGCATAATGACGGTGACCAAGTATTGGCATATGGACGTAAAGATTTGATATTCGTCTTCAACTTCAATCCGAAACAGTCATTTGTTGATTATGGTTTCCTGGTAGAGCCGGGAGCATATGAAGTAATACTGAATACAGACAATGTAGTATTTGGCGGAAATGGCTTGGCAGATGACTCTGTTGTTCATTTTACGATTACCGACCCATTGTACAAACGGGAAAAGAAAGAATGGTTGAAACTCTATATTCCTGCGCGTAGTGCCGTAGTGCTTAGAAAGAAGAAATAA
- a CDS encoding PepSY-like domain-containing protein, translating to MKKINIGVFLLLLLLSISAFAGTPPDNVQVTFRKMYPKANDIAWSQDDGYYCANFVMNGFTKNVWFDTQGQWAMTQTDLVSLDRLTPIVYNAFTFSSYASWVVEDVTMVEFPKWQAILVIKVGQDNVDVKYQLFYTPKGILLKTRNVSYMHDILGPSTFFIN from the coding sequence ATGAAGAAAATTAATATTGGAGTATTCTTGCTGCTTTTGCTGTTATCCATATCTGCTTTCGCAGGCACCCCTCCCGACAATGTGCAAGTGACTTTCAGAAAAATGTATCCGAAAGCAAATGACATAGCTTGGTCGCAGGACGATGGATATTATTGCGCGAACTTTGTAATGAATGGATTTACTAAAAATGTATGGTTCGATACACAGGGACAATGGGCAATGACACAGACCGACCTTGTCAGTCTCGACCGACTGACACCTATAGTCTATAATGCCTTTACATTCAGTTCTTATGCGAGTTGGGTGGTGGAAGATGTAACTATGGTAGAATTTCCTAAATGGCAGGCAATCCTTGTAATCAAAGTAGGGCAAGATAATGTTGACGTTAAATACCAGTTATTTTATACTCCGAAAGGAATACTGCTGAAAACACGCAATGTCAGTTATATGCATGATATTCTTGGTCCAAGTACATTCTTTATCAACTAG